One window from the genome of Artemia franciscana chromosome 12, ASM3288406v1, whole genome shotgun sequence encodes:
- the LOC136033941 gene encoding dolichyl-diphosphooligosaccharide--protein glycosyltransferase subunit DAD1-like, with protein MAQITIGEVVKSFASDYMKTTSKRLKIIDAYLAYILLTGIVQFGYCCLVGTFPFNSFLSGFISSVGCFVLAVCLRLQINPANKVQFDNISPKRAFADFIFGHFILHLVVMNFIG; from the exons atgGCTCAAATTACTATTGGTGAGGTAGTGAAGAGTTTTGCCTCTGATTATATGAAAACAACATCAAAACGACTAAAGATTATAGATGCATACCTAGCATATATTTTGCTGACAGGGATTGTTCAGTTTGGGTATTGCTGTCTAGTTGGTACATTTcctttcaattcatttttgagtGGATTTATTTCCTCTGTTGGATGCTTTGTTCTAGCTG tgTGTTTGAGACTGCAAATAAATCCTGCCAACAAAGTTCAGTTTGACAACATTAGCCCAAAGAGAGCATTTGCCGATTTTATTTTTGGGCATTTTATTCTTCATTTGGTTGTCATGAATTTCATCGGCTAA